Proteins encoded within one genomic window of Paenarthrobacter sp. JL.01a:
- the ftsW gene encoding putative lipid II flippase FtsW, whose translation MVSTPTRTRGKEPGDGKNKATPPGSRQPKGLRRHWRSFWESLEGKSKAPNSSTYYLILGCALALTAIGIMMVLSASSVEAISEGKSPYADAMKQAAFGVVGLIAMYIISRTNVDWMKKLSWWALGAVVVLLALVQVMGNSVNGNKNWIDLGGITLQPSEMSKLVLCVWIAAVLARKQKLLNRWMHVIIPVVPGAGLVIGLVMLGNDLGTVIVIAAIAAAGLYFAGVPGRMLGIAGIVGVVGAILATVSSSNRMCRITSWLGTASASCTEQFDFDFQSTNGMYGLAQGSWTGLGLGQSRQKYNWLPEAHNDFIFAIIGEELGLVGTIVVLVLFAILGIAIFRVVVRQTDPFQRTLAGGIMVWLLGQASMNMAVVTQLLPVVGVPLPFISYGGSALIMSLCGVGVVLSLARGQLPPQQRPRFLPRRSPKPARKRT comes from the coding sequence ATGGTCAGCACGCCCACCCGCACCCGCGGCAAAGAGCCAGGGGACGGGAAGAACAAGGCCACGCCCCCGGGCAGCAGGCAGCCCAAAGGACTCCGCAGGCACTGGCGCAGCTTCTGGGAAAGCCTTGAAGGCAAAAGCAAGGCTCCCAACAGCTCCACGTACTACCTCATTTTGGGTTGTGCCCTGGCCCTGACGGCCATTGGCATCATGATGGTACTGTCCGCTTCGAGCGTCGAGGCCATTTCCGAAGGAAAATCGCCCTACGCCGACGCCATGAAGCAGGCCGCGTTCGGTGTCGTTGGACTCATCGCGATGTACATCATTTCGCGGACCAACGTGGACTGGATGAAGAAGTTGTCCTGGTGGGCCCTGGGCGCAGTGGTGGTGCTGCTGGCCTTGGTGCAGGTCATGGGCAACAGCGTCAACGGAAACAAGAACTGGATCGACCTCGGGGGCATCACCCTCCAGCCCTCCGAAATGTCCAAACTTGTTCTCTGCGTCTGGATTGCCGCGGTACTTGCCCGCAAACAGAAGCTCCTTAACCGCTGGATGCATGTCATCATCCCGGTGGTCCCGGGAGCTGGCCTGGTCATCGGTTTGGTGATGCTCGGCAACGACCTCGGAACTGTCATTGTCATTGCGGCCATCGCAGCCGCCGGCCTCTACTTCGCCGGGGTTCCCGGACGGATGCTGGGCATCGCGGGCATCGTCGGCGTGGTCGGGGCCATCCTTGCCACAGTCAGCAGTTCCAACCGCATGTGCCGCATTACGTCCTGGCTGGGTACGGCATCGGCATCGTGCACCGAACAGTTCGACTTCGACTTCCAGTCAACCAACGGCATGTACGGCCTGGCCCAGGGGAGTTGGACGGGCCTGGGACTGGGCCAGAGCCGGCAGAAGTACAACTGGCTCCCCGAAGCCCACAACGACTTCATCTTTGCCATCATCGGCGAGGAACTGGGACTGGTGGGAACCATCGTGGTCCTCGTGCTCTTCGCCATCCTGGGCATCGCGATCTTCCGGGTGGTTGTCCGCCAGACCGATCCCTTCCAGCGGACCCTCGCCGGCGGAATCATGGTGTGGCTGCTGGGCCAGGCGAGCATGAACATGGCTGTGGTCACGCAGTTGCTTCCCGTCGTGGGAGTGCCGTTGCCCTTCATCTCCTATGGCGGTTCGGCACTGATCATGTCCTTGTGTGGTGTGGGCGTAGTGTTGTCCTTGGCCCGCGGCCAGCTGCCACCCCAGCAACGTCCACGATTCCTGCCGCGCCGTTCACCCAAACCCGCACGAAAGCGTACCTAG
- the murF gene encoding UDP-N-acetylmuramoyl-tripeptide--D-alanyl-D-alanine ligase, with product MIAFTAAEIADITHGRLTGDPGIVPSSVVTDSREATPGSLYVAKPGEHADGHSFVDAAFARGAVLALAEREVADSNGNPYPAVVVDDAVLAMGALAAEAVRRIRAEREQRGEKFTVVGITGSAGKTTTKDLLAGVLSTAGATVAPQGSYNGEVGVPLTVFAADARTRFLVIEMGATGLGHIKYLAGMVKPDIGVVLMVGTAHAGEFGGVENIAKTKGELVEALSENGTAVLNLDDGRVAAMRSRTNAKVLGFSAQPATSEEVEARNVVVDADGCPAFDLVLPDGGPSVPVHSRLIGAHHVTNLLAAAAAAFAAGIPAADIAASLSSQQAASRWRMERTEREDGVTIINDAYNANPESMRAALRTLADIGQGRRTWAVLGAMLELGDDSIREHTAVGTQVVRLNISRLVVVGREARALYVSAIQEGSWGDECSFTETVEEAYELLQNELRPGDLVLFKSSNGVGLRHLGDRIALPPRAEPTGESAAEPAASEGNELL from the coding sequence ATGATTGCATTTACTGCGGCGGAGATCGCCGACATCACCCATGGCCGCTTGACCGGAGATCCGGGCATCGTGCCCTCCTCTGTGGTCACTGACTCACGGGAGGCCACGCCCGGCTCGCTGTATGTGGCAAAGCCCGGCGAGCACGCCGACGGCCACAGCTTCGTCGACGCCGCTTTCGCCCGTGGCGCCGTCCTCGCACTGGCCGAACGCGAAGTGGCCGACTCCAACGGCAACCCGTATCCCGCCGTCGTGGTGGATGACGCCGTCCTGGCCATGGGCGCCCTGGCCGCTGAAGCCGTACGCCGTATCCGGGCTGAGCGCGAACAGCGCGGCGAGAAGTTCACGGTGGTTGGCATTACCGGTTCTGCCGGAAAGACCACCACCAAGGACCTCCTGGCCGGAGTTCTGTCCACGGCCGGGGCCACAGTGGCTCCGCAGGGCTCCTACAACGGCGAGGTCGGCGTCCCGCTGACAGTTTTCGCAGCTGACGCCCGGACGCGCTTCCTGGTCATCGAAATGGGTGCCACGGGCCTGGGGCACATCAAGTACCTGGCCGGCATGGTCAAACCCGACATCGGGGTGGTCCTGATGGTTGGTACGGCGCACGCCGGCGAGTTCGGTGGCGTGGAGAACATCGCCAAAACCAAGGGTGAGCTGGTCGAAGCCCTCAGCGAAAACGGCACGGCTGTGCTCAATCTTGACGACGGCCGGGTCGCTGCGATGCGCTCACGAACCAACGCCAAGGTGCTGGGATTCTCGGCCCAGCCGGCAACCAGCGAAGAGGTCGAGGCCCGCAACGTGGTGGTGGACGCCGACGGCTGTCCCGCCTTTGATCTCGTGCTTCCCGACGGCGGACCGTCCGTACCTGTCCACAGCCGCCTTATCGGCGCGCACCATGTGACGAACCTGCTGGCAGCCGCTGCCGCTGCGTTCGCTGCGGGCATTCCTGCCGCAGACATCGCCGCGTCCTTGAGCTCACAGCAGGCTGCGAGCAGGTGGCGGATGGAACGGACCGAACGCGAGGACGGCGTCACCATCATCAACGACGCCTACAACGCCAACCCTGAATCCATGCGCGCGGCACTGCGCACCCTGGCGGACATTGGACAGGGCCGCAGGACCTGGGCTGTCCTCGGAGCCATGCTTGAGCTGGGAGACGATTCCATCCGCGAGCACACCGCGGTGGGCACGCAGGTAGTGCGGCTGAACATCTCCCGCCTGGTGGTTGTTGGGCGTGAAGCACGTGCCCTGTACGTTTCGGCGATCCAGGAAGGCTCCTGGGGTGATGAATGCTCCTTCACCGAAACCGTGGAAGAAGCATACGAGCTCCTGCAGAACGAACTCAGGCCGGGCGACCTCGTGTTGTTCAAGTCCTCCAACGGGGTCGGACTGAGGCACTTGGGTGATCGGATAGCATTACCTCCACGGGCCGAGCCCACCGGAGAAAGCGCGGCAGAACCTGCCGCAAGCGAAGGGAACGAGCTGCTGTGA
- the mraY gene encoding phospho-N-acetylmuramoyl-pentapeptide-transferase, with protein MIALLIGAGVALLVALIGTPLFIRFLVAKSYGQFIRDDGPTSHHTKRGTPTMGGTVVVAAVLISYFVTHLIMWMMNPRSAGPSASGLLLLFLMVGMGFVGFLDDYIKISNKRSLGLNARAKLILQAAVGIIFAVLVLQFPNEDGLRPASTQISLVRDIPWLDLAFGGTVLGAILFIVWSNLIITAATNGVNLTDGLDGLAAGASIMVFGAYTIMGIWQNNQACGSPREFGSGCYQVRDPMDLALLAAILSAALVGFLWWNTSPAKIFMGDTGSLAIGGAVAAFAILSRTELLLAFIGGLFVLITLSVIIQVGFFKLSGGKRVFKMAPLQHHFELKGWAEVTVVVRFWILAGLFVAAGLGIFYAEWVVLL; from the coding sequence GTGATTGCACTTTTGATCGGCGCCGGCGTCGCCCTTCTGGTGGCCCTGATTGGCACACCCCTGTTCATCAGGTTCCTGGTAGCCAAAAGTTACGGTCAATTCATCCGTGATGATGGGCCCACCTCACACCACACCAAGCGCGGCACCCCCACCATGGGTGGAACCGTCGTGGTGGCGGCAGTGCTCATCAGCTACTTCGTGACCCACCTGATCATGTGGATGATGAATCCACGGTCAGCCGGACCTTCGGCGTCCGGGCTGCTGCTGTTGTTCCTCATGGTCGGCATGGGCTTCGTCGGGTTCCTGGATGACTACATCAAGATCTCCAACAAACGCAGCCTGGGCCTGAACGCCCGAGCCAAGCTCATCCTGCAGGCCGCTGTCGGCATCATTTTCGCCGTGCTGGTCCTGCAGTTCCCCAACGAGGACGGACTTCGTCCCGCCTCAACGCAGATTTCGCTGGTCCGGGACATCCCCTGGCTGGACCTCGCGTTCGGCGGGACTGTCCTGGGTGCCATCTTGTTCATCGTGTGGTCCAACCTGATCATCACGGCGGCCACCAATGGCGTAAACCTTACTGATGGCCTGGACGGCCTGGCCGCCGGAGCCTCCATCATGGTCTTCGGCGCATACACGATCATGGGCATCTGGCAGAACAACCAGGCCTGCGGCTCTCCCCGGGAATTCGGCAGCGGCTGTTACCAAGTACGTGACCCCATGGACCTCGCCCTGCTCGCCGCGATCCTCAGCGCCGCCCTCGTGGGATTCCTCTGGTGGAATACTTCACCGGCCAAGATCTTCATGGGAGACACCGGCTCGCTGGCCATCGGCGGAGCAGTGGCAGCCTTCGCCATCCTCTCCCGCACTGAGTTGCTGCTGGCCTTCATTGGCGGCCTGTTTGTCCTCATAACCCTCTCGGTCATCATCCAAGTCGGTTTCTTCAAGCTCTCCGGCGGCAAGCGGGTCTTCAAGATGGCCCCGCTCCAGCACCACTTCGAACTCAAGGGCTGGGCGGAAGTCACCGTGGTGGTCCGGTTCTGGATCCTCGCCGGGCTTTTCGTGGCCGCGGGCCTGGGAATCTTCTACGCTGAATGGGTGGTGCTGCTGTGA
- the murG gene encoding undecaprenyldiphospho-muramoylpentapeptide beta-N-acetylglucosaminyltransferase — protein sequence MTSDSHASKPISVVLAGGGTAGHISPLLAIADAIREKRPDASILTVGTPSGMENRLIPAAGYRLATIDRVPFPRRPSVDLFKLPGRLAGAVKQATGILEDSQADVLVGVGGYVCTPMYLAARRLGIPIVVHEANMKAGLANRVGARFSRHVAVAFAGTRLKGARHVGMPMRRAISTLDRGSAAPAAKALLGLDPDRPALIVTGGSSGALSINRAIAAALPAFAAAGIQTLHITGVGKAVRNDDDGGLLAGDGYRQVEYVDGMENVYAAADVLLARAGAGTVSEVAAVGVPAVFVPLPIGNGEQALNAAPLVEAGGALLVEDQDLGPQWLEQELIPLLSDRSRLDDMARKSEALGIRNADQRMADLVLEAVSA from the coding sequence ATGACTTCTGATTCCCACGCGTCCAAGCCAATATCGGTCGTCCTTGCAGGCGGAGGAACGGCCGGGCACATCAGCCCGTTGCTGGCCATTGCTGATGCCATCAGGGAAAAGCGGCCTGATGCGTCCATCCTGACTGTAGGAACGCCGTCGGGAATGGAAAACAGGCTGATCCCCGCAGCCGGGTACCGACTGGCTACCATCGACAGGGTTCCCTTCCCGCGCCGGCCATCGGTCGACCTGTTCAAACTTCCGGGGCGCCTCGCCGGAGCCGTCAAGCAAGCAACGGGCATCCTCGAGGATTCCCAGGCGGACGTCCTGGTGGGCGTGGGTGGTTATGTGTGCACGCCCATGTACCTCGCGGCCCGGCGACTCGGTATTCCGATCGTCGTCCACGAGGCCAACATGAAGGCAGGGCTTGCCAACCGCGTCGGTGCCAGGTTCAGCCGCCACGTCGCCGTGGCGTTCGCAGGCACACGCCTGAAGGGCGCCCGCCACGTGGGCATGCCGATGCGGCGCGCCATCTCCACGCTCGACCGGGGCTCGGCCGCTCCGGCTGCCAAGGCGCTGCTCGGCCTGGACCCTGACCGTCCGGCCTTGATCGTGACCGGCGGATCGTCCGGCGCACTCAGCATCAACCGGGCGATCGCTGCCGCTCTGCCTGCCTTCGCCGCAGCCGGCATCCAGACTCTCCACATCACCGGCGTCGGTAAAGCTGTCAGGAACGACGACGACGGCGGCCTGCTGGCCGGTGACGGCTACCGCCAGGTTGAGTATGTGGACGGGATGGAGAACGTCTACGCTGCCGCTGATGTTCTGCTGGCCCGCGCCGGGGCGGGTACCGTCAGCGAGGTCGCTGCGGTAGGCGTTCCTGCGGTCTTCGTGCCCTTGCCGATTGGCAACGGGGAGCAGGCCTTGAACGCAGCCCCACTGGTGGAAGCCGGCGGCGCGCTGCTCGTCGAAGACCAGGACCTGGGCCCGCAGTGGCTGGAGCAGGAGCTGATTCCCCTGCTCTCGGACCGGAGCCGGTTGGACGACATGGCCCGCAAGTCCGAAGCCCTTGGTATACGAAACGCAGATCAGCGCATGGCTGATCTTGTCCTGGAAGCGGTATCCGCATGA
- the murD gene encoding UDP-N-acetylmuramoyl-L-alanine--D-glutamate ligase, producing MGGAAVNESSETTTSTSDRLKDLTSWDADWSGLRVVVTGIGLSGFSAADTLIELGAKVVVVDAATTDKAKAQADTLKIVGAVDVLLGEDAVNALPLIDDALPDLVVTSPGWRPDQALLAAAKRKHIPVWGDVELAWRLRVREGRKTTEWLAITGTNGKTTTVGMTESMLQAAGLKAIAVGNVGTPILDALRDPVDYDVFAVELSSFQLHWSHSLSPVASVCLNVAEDHVDWHGSYASYLADKAKVYENTQKAAIYNAEQIETERMVENADVVEGCRAIGFTTNTPAISMVGVVEGLLVDRAFIAERKDSAAELAAMADLGPVAPRHMVANALAAAALVRAYGVEPSAVKQGLVNYLPGAHRIQLVAKHNDILWINDSKATNPHAASAALSAFQNVVWIAGGLSKGVNYDDLVKEHAPRLKAVVLIGTDTGQLEASLQRHAPDVPVISQAKGDTESVQTAAGNAASPIFGETVMAQAVASAAGVATSGDTVLMAPAAASMDQFSSYAHRGDAFVQAVRELVEGQAQTTEE from the coding sequence ATGGGTGGTGCTGCTGTGAACGAAAGCTCCGAGACAACGACTTCCACCTCCGACCGTCTCAAGGACCTCACCAGCTGGGATGCCGACTGGAGCGGGCTGCGGGTTGTCGTGACAGGCATCGGCCTGTCCGGCTTCTCTGCCGCGGACACACTGATCGAGCTTGGAGCCAAGGTGGTGGTGGTGGACGCCGCAACCACCGACAAAGCCAAGGCCCAGGCGGACACCCTGAAGATCGTGGGTGCCGTCGATGTCCTCCTCGGGGAAGATGCCGTCAACGCACTTCCCCTGATCGATGACGCGCTGCCTGACCTGGTGGTGACCTCGCCCGGCTGGCGCCCGGACCAAGCCCTGCTCGCGGCAGCCAAGCGTAAGCACATTCCTGTTTGGGGCGACGTCGAACTGGCCTGGCGCCTGCGCGTCCGTGAAGGACGCAAGACGACCGAGTGGCTGGCAATCACCGGAACCAACGGCAAGACCACCACAGTGGGAATGACCGAATCCATGCTGCAGGCCGCCGGTTTGAAGGCAATCGCGGTGGGGAACGTGGGAACGCCGATCCTGGACGCGCTCCGGGACCCTGTTGACTACGATGTTTTCGCCGTGGAGCTGTCCAGCTTCCAGCTGCACTGGAGCCACTCCCTGTCACCGGTGGCAAGCGTATGCCTCAACGTCGCCGAGGACCACGTGGACTGGCATGGTTCCTATGCGTCCTATCTGGCCGACAAGGCCAAGGTGTATGAGAACACCCAAAAGGCCGCGATCTACAATGCCGAGCAGATCGAAACAGAACGCATGGTGGAGAATGCGGACGTCGTGGAGGGCTGCCGTGCCATCGGCTTCACCACCAACACTCCGGCCATCAGCATGGTGGGCGTGGTGGAAGGCCTCCTCGTGGACCGCGCCTTCATCGCCGAGCGCAAGGACTCCGCGGCAGAGCTCGCGGCCATGGCAGACCTGGGTCCGGTCGCCCCACGCCACATGGTGGCCAATGCACTGGCAGCTGCAGCACTGGTCAGGGCCTACGGTGTTGAACCATCAGCTGTGAAGCAGGGCCTCGTGAACTACCTGCCCGGCGCCCACCGCATCCAGTTGGTGGCAAAGCACAACGACATCCTGTGGATCAACGACTCCAAGGCGACCAATCCGCACGCTGCCTCGGCGGCCCTTTCGGCCTTCCAGAACGTGGTCTGGATTGCCGGAGGCTTGTCCAAGGGCGTCAACTATGACGATCTGGTCAAGGAACACGCACCCCGGCTCAAGGCCGTGGTCCTCATCGGAACGGACACCGGCCAGCTTGAGGCCTCGCTCCAGCGACACGCGCCGGATGTCCCCGTGATATCCCAAGCCAAGGGTGACACTGAGAGTGTGCAGACCGCAGCCGGTAACGCAGCTTCGCCAATTTTCGGCGAGACCGTCATGGCCCAGGCTGTGGCGTCCGCGGCGGGCGTAGCCACCTCCGGTGATACCGTCCTCATGGCGCCGGCGGCTGCATCCATGGATCAGTTCTCTTCCTACGCTCACCGTGGCGACGCATTCGTCCAGGCAGTTCGCGAGCTTGTGGAAGGGCAGGCACAGACCACCGAGGAGTAA